The Vallitalea okinawensis genome includes a window with the following:
- a CDS encoding carbohydrate ABC transporter permease, with translation MRRKHERLVIILFILPALIIFTSFIIYPLITTVIQSGFVFNGFEFGEFLLFGNYMSTLKDPVFWHANLNTLKMLAVQLFICGPFSYILALLINERGPRFRKYFKIAVFMPAVLNIAVIALMWKMVFQPDWGILDALLMKVDLEELIIPWLQHETYAIWIIGAVVLWQYIGFNMLYFYAALRSIPDSYYEAAKVAGANFIQRSIKISIPLTQEVIKFVLIISITGTMQIFTQIQLLTNGGPGDLTRSLIYQMYYKAFRLMDFGQAGSIAVLFAIETFIMVLLVNKLVAREKIEMC, from the coding sequence ATGAGAAGAAAGCACGAGCGATTAGTAATCATATTATTTATTCTACCTGCACTTATTATATTTACATCATTTATTATTTATCCTTTGATAACAACGGTTATCCAAAGTGGTTTTGTTTTTAATGGTTTTGAGTTTGGTGAATTTCTATTATTTGGTAATTATATGAGTACTCTAAAAGACCCTGTTTTCTGGCATGCTAACTTGAATACATTGAAAATGTTAGCAGTACAATTATTCATCTGTGGTCCTTTTTCATATATCCTTGCGTTATTAATTAATGAAAGAGGTCCTCGTTTTCGAAAGTATTTCAAAATAGCGGTATTCATGCCGGCGGTACTCAACATAGCGGTTATAGCATTAATGTGGAAAATGGTCTTTCAACCAGATTGGGGGATTTTAGATGCCTTACTCATGAAAGTTGATTTAGAAGAATTAATTATTCCTTGGCTACAGCATGAGACTTATGCTATTTGGATTATCGGTGCTGTTGTCTTATGGCAATATATAGGTTTTAACATGCTTTATTTCTATGCTGCATTACGCTCTATTCCTGATTCATATTACGAAGCTGCTAAGGTTGCAGGAGCAAACTTTATTCAACGCTCTATTAAAATATCTATACCTTTAACACAGGAAGTCATCAAGTTTGTTCTCATCATTTCCATAACCGGTACCATGCAGATTTTTACACAGATCCAACTCTTAACTAATGGAGGTCCAGGAGATCTAACAAGATCGCTAATTTATCAGATGTATTATAAGGCGTTTAGATTAATGGATTTTGGGCAAGCAGGCTCCATAGCCGTCCTATTTGCTATTGAAACCTTTATTATGGTATTACTGGTGAACAAGTTAGTGGCAAGAGAAAAAATAGAAATGTGTTAG